A region of Shinella zoogloeoides DNA encodes the following proteins:
- a CDS encoding RidA family protein — MIKRIQPGRRICQAVVANGTVTTSGITGTGTDAEAQTRDILAQVDALLAEAGTNKSNLISATVWLRDVADFDAMNRAWDAWVDPANVPVRATIEARLFTPDLQVEIQISAAV; from the coding sequence ATGATCAAGCGTATCCAACCCGGCCGGCGCATCTGTCAGGCCGTGGTCGCCAATGGCACCGTCACCACCTCGGGCATCACCGGCACCGGCACTGATGCCGAGGCGCAGACCCGCGACATCCTCGCGCAGGTCGATGCCCTGCTGGCCGAGGCCGGAACCAACAAAAGCAATCTGATCAGCGCGACCGTCTGGCTGCGCGACGTGGCGGATTTCGACGCCATGAACCGCGCCTGGGATGCCTGGGTCGATCCGGCCAATGTGCCGGTCCGCGCCACCATCGAGGCGCGCCTGTTCACGCCCGACCTGCAGGTCGAAATCCAGATCAGCGCAGCGGTCTGA
- a CDS encoding SDR family oxidoreductase has protein sequence MTNAVAVITGGSSGLGEAAALRFARDGYDVVLLDVDKTGGERVADVVRALGRKAAFQFCDVGNPAAVDAAAQMVSENFGPVEVLVTSAALQPNPECIMTMDMDWHDKMWRVNYFGTVYTCQAFARLMIPNNKGSIVTLGSIHSRMPLPLPGYNVIKVAIERFTQLLAVELGRFTIRVNCVGPTHVMTPPLLKAIAEGERDESKIMAPHALPYLPEPEDVAGAIAFLASDQAKAITGVLLPIDSGIIAGDAFVTYAGGIPWLK, from the coding sequence ATGACCAATGCTGTTGCCGTCATCACCGGCGGATCGAGCGGTCTGGGCGAAGCCGCCGCGCTGCGCTTTGCCCGGGACGGCTATGATGTCGTGCTGCTAGACGTTGACAAGACCGGTGGCGAGCGTGTGGCGGACGTCGTGCGCGCGCTTGGCCGCAAAGCCGCCTTCCAGTTTTGCGATGTCGGCAATCCGGCCGCGGTCGATGCGGCCGCGCAGATGGTCTCGGAAAACTTCGGCCCGGTCGAAGTGCTGGTGACCTCGGCCGCGCTGCAGCCGAACCCGGAATGCATCATGACCATGGACATGGACTGGCACGACAAGATGTGGCGGGTGAACTACTTCGGCACCGTCTATACCTGTCAGGCCTTTGCGCGGCTGATGATCCCGAACAACAAGGGTTCCATCGTCACGCTGGGGTCGATCCACAGCCGGATGCCGCTGCCGCTGCCGGGCTACAACGTCATCAAGGTCGCGATCGAGCGCTTTACCCAGCTGCTGGCGGTCGAGCTGGGCCGCTTCACCATCCGGGTGAACTGCGTCGGCCCGACCCATGTGATGACGCCGCCGCTGCTGAAGGCGATTGCCGAAGGCGAGCGCGACGAAAGCAAGATCATGGCGCCGCATGCGCTGCCCTACCTGCCCGAGCCGGAAGATGTCGCCGGTGCCATCGCCTTCCTCGCGTCGGATCAGGCCAAGGCCATCACCGGTGTGCTGCTGCCCATCGACAGCGGCATCATCGCGGGCGACGCCTTTGTCACCTATGCCGGTGGTATTCCCTGGCTGAAGTGA